From one Leptidea sinapis chromosome 22, ilLepSina1.1, whole genome shotgun sequence genomic stretch:
- the LOC126971011 gene encoding uncharacterized protein LOC126971011, giving the protein MSGNWNNDDVYKLIEMFQAREVLWNTMSESYKDRNKKHDAWMEIASEFNMDKKVIEKKIRSLVGQFNRECKSNKSGAGANESSKWFAFKKLMFLKGKNIPSLTVDGGLQGNEENRIASENTLSLNETGNTVTDETTGTPFATPKPFRKRRRPEVEQDPTQQEAVNILQRMYESRKSRDENDAFGEYVSMKLKQIKNSHAKNTAQHHINNILYNATMGQYDFPTTFTDPTASSSWGYNSEPNLSTFSENNADCSSRGYYTAPSPSASFETSSSDNSRTHTRTSARTQSPSNLSESSQDSTQSLNDLLESIKN; this is encoded by the exons ATGTCCGGTAATTGGAATAACGATGATGTTTACAAACTGATTGAAATGTTTCAAGCAAGAGAAGTACTATGGAACACGATGTCAGAGAGCTACAAAGaccgaaataaaaaacacgATGCTTGGATGGAAATTGCCAGTGAATTTAATAtggataaaaaagtaattgaaaaaaagATTCGATCACTCGTAGGTCAATTTAACCGAGAATGTAAATCTAATAAATCTGGTGCAGGAGCTAATGAGTCAAGTAAATGgtttgcatttaaaaaactcATGTTCCTTAAAGGCAAAAATATTCCAAGTTTAACTGTCGATGGAGGGTTGCAg GGTAACgaagaaaacagaattgctTCAGAAAACACTCTCAGTTTGAACGAAACAGGAAATACTGTCACTGATGAAACTACGGGCACGCCTTTCGCCACCCCAAAACCATTTCGGAAAAGAAGACGGCCTGAAGTAGAACAAGATCCAACACAAcaagaagctgtaaatattttacaaagaatgtacGAATCTAGAAAAAGCAGGGATGAAAATGACGCATTTGGAGAGTATGTCTCGATgaaactgaaacaaataaaaaacagtcaTGCTAAGAATACTGCTCAACAtcacattaacaatattttgtacaatgcGACAATGGGACAATATGATTTTCCAACAACCTTTACAGACCCAACCGCTAGTAGTTCCTGGGGATACAACTCTGAACCAAATCTATCCACTTTTTCGGAAAATAATGCTGACTGTAGCTCGAGAGGATACTACACCGCACCGAGTCCCTCGGCTTCATTTGAAACCAGTTCTTCGGATAACTCCAGGACACATACTCGTACCAGCGCAAGAACACAGAGTCCGTCTAATTTATCGGAATCAAGCCAAGATTCGACCCAATCATTAAACGATTTGTTGGaatcaatcaaaaattaa
- the LOC126970997 gene encoding putative nuclease HARBI1, with the protein MEEDLLIGIAFIFCLKKKKKRSYWMRQTLKARGKYSATDYLKDLGIDGCLKDFIRMNSSEFEYLQNLIGAKIGKRDTTFRKSVSVTERLAVTLRFLATGSSYKSLGNVFKLSDQVISIIVPEVCEALNEVLKEYIQIPTTPQEWLHVANSFEEKWNFPNCLGSIDGKHVAIQKPIDSGSEYYNYKGFYSVVLLAIVDAEYNFLYVNIGCQGRISDGGVFANTKFRNKINDNSLKIPSDSSLPGRNKPLPYVFVTDDAFPLQKHLLKPFPGPQDSNSKERIFSYRLSRARRTVENAFGILSARFRVLRTTILLDPEKTTTLIMTCVLLHNFIRKTESSMIYAPSQYYDGDDIVTGTRIDGQWRLEQQQLTPLEACESLTDDGKEIRKEFAEYFSNEGFLDWASKYY; encoded by the exons ATGGAAGAAGATTTGCTCATTGgaatagcttttattttttgtttaaaaaagaagaaaaagcgcTCTTATTGGATGCGCCAAACGCTAAAAGCTAGAGGAAAATATAGTGCCACAGACTATCTCAAGGATTTAGGTATTGATGGTTgcttaaaagattttataagaATGAACAGTTCCGAATTTGAAtatctacaaaatttaattggGGCAAAAATAGGCAAACGAGACACTACATTTAGAAAATCTGTAAGTGTGACGGAAAGACTTGCGGTAACGTTAAGATTTTTGGCAACTGGTAGCAGTTATAAAAGTCTTGGAAATGTGTTCAAGTTGTCAGACCAAGTGATATCTATTATCGTACCAGAAGTGTGCGAGGCTCTCAATGAGGTTTTAAAGGAATACATACAG ATACCAACAACACCTCAAGAGTGGCTACACGTGGCAAATTCATTTGAAGAAAAATGGAATTTCCCAAATTGCTTAGGAAGTATCGATGGAAAGCACGTAGCCATACAAAAGCCAATTGATAGCGGCAGTGAATATTACAACTATAAAGGATTTTACAGCGTTGTACTTTTAGCGATAGTGGACGCAGAATACAACTTTCTGTACGTGAATATTGGCTGCCAAGGACGCATAAGTGATGGCGGAGTTTTCGCAAACACaaaatttcgaaataaaattaacgacaatagtttaaaaatacccAGTGACAGCTCACTACCAGGCAGAAACAAACCTCTTCCTTATGTGTTCGTAACAGATGATGCGTTCCCTTTacaaaaacacttattaaaaCCTTTTCCAGGACCACAGGATAGCAATTCTAAGGAAAGAATCTTCAGTTATAGACTGAGTCGTGCGAGGAGAACAGTAGAGAACGCATTTGGGATTTTGTCAGCCAGATTTAGAGTTTTACGAACTACAATATTATTAGATCCAGAAAAAACTACTACTTTAATTATGACATGCGTGCTACtgcataattttataagaaaaactgAATCGAGCATGATTTACGCTCCATCTCAATACTATGATGGAGATGACATAGTAACTGGTACACGTATCGATGGACAATGGAGATTAGAACAGCAGCAATTAACACCACTTGAAGCATGTGAATCCCTGACAGATGATgggaaagaaataagaaaagaattcgcagaatatttttcaaatgaagGGTTTTTGGACTGGgcatctaaatattattaa